From the Gordonia bronchialis DSM 43247 genome, one window contains:
- the ftsW gene encoding putative lipid II flippase FtsW, producing MATTTVEAARSAAAVGASAPAAIAEAIRNLLARPLASYHLIVTMAFLLTSFGLVMVLSASSVEGYSKEGSAYGLFSTQVIFAFLGFFVFYLTLRVPVRFLRRAAAPLMIVTTVLLALVLIPGIGTLSQGARRWFVIYGLSVQPSELVKVALCVWGAHLLASRRQDNASLRELLVPLVPVGLLICLLIILEPNLSTTITIAIIIGALLWFAGLPIKVFLTFAISAIGIAVMLALVEGYRSQRVMSFLNNIDDPQGAGYQERQATYALANGGVFGVGLGQSRAKWNYLPNAHNDFIFAIIGEELGLLGGLLVVFLFVVLAYVGFRIAHRSTDPFLRLMSATITVLITAQALINIGYVIGLLPVTGIQLPLLSAGGTSTLTILAMLGLLANAARHEPEAVAALTTGRPSRMSRLLRLPTPVAYRKTRAENLRDRMDRKRTGTPHRPPRGVRGRSAQPSARGRGARDQVRQESPKRGFTPPWRRSQTPPSPPPRTRQTAAGSGAGSWSRVDYRGGYRDIGSASPRARRAHGQPERPRTTAGSWGTSHRDASHRDTSYRGTSHRGAVPRRPAGSR from the coding sequence ATGGCGACCACCACCGTCGAGGCCGCCCGGTCCGCGGCGGCGGTGGGTGCCTCCGCGCCGGCCGCGATCGCCGAGGCCATCCGCAACCTGCTGGCGCGCCCGCTCGCGTCCTATCACCTGATTGTGACGATGGCCTTCCTGCTCACCAGCTTCGGTCTGGTCATGGTGCTCTCGGCGTCGTCGGTGGAGGGCTATTCCAAGGAGGGATCGGCCTACGGGCTGTTCTCCACCCAGGTGATCTTCGCGTTCCTCGGGTTCTTCGTCTTCTACCTCACGCTGCGGGTGCCGGTTCGCTTCCTGCGACGTGCCGCGGCCCCGCTGATGATCGTCACCACCGTGCTCCTCGCGCTGGTGCTCATCCCCGGTATCGGCACCCTGAGTCAGGGTGCGCGGCGCTGGTTCGTCATCTACGGGCTCTCGGTGCAGCCCTCGGAGCTGGTCAAGGTGGCCCTGTGTGTCTGGGGTGCCCACCTGCTCGCATCACGTCGTCAGGACAACGCGTCATTGCGCGAACTGCTGGTTCCGCTGGTGCCGGTGGGCCTGCTGATCTGTCTGCTGATCATCCTGGAACCCAACCTGAGTACCACCATCACCATCGCGATCATCATCGGTGCGTTGCTGTGGTTCGCGGGACTGCCGATCAAGGTCTTCCTCACCTTCGCGATCAGCGCGATCGGCATCGCGGTGATGTTGGCTCTCGTCGAGGGCTATCGGTCCCAGCGCGTGATGAGCTTCCTCAACAACATCGACGATCCGCAGGGCGCCGGATACCAGGAACGGCAGGCCACCTATGCGCTGGCCAACGGGGGAGTCTTCGGCGTCGGGCTCGGGCAGAGCCGGGCCAAGTGGAACTATCTGCCCAACGCCCACAACGACTTCATCTTCGCGATCATCGGTGAAGAACTCGGTCTGCTCGGCGGTCTGCTCGTCGTCTTCCTGTTCGTGGTGCTCGCCTACGTCGGGTTCCGCATCGCGCACCGTTCGACCGATCCGTTCCTCCGATTGATGTCGGCCACCATCACGGTGCTCATCACCGCGCAGGCACTGATCAACATCGGCTACGTGATCGGGCTGCTGCCCGTCACCGGAATCCAGTTGCCGCTGTTGTCGGCCGGCGGTACCTCCACCCTCACCATCCTCGCGATGCTGGGCCTGCTGGCCAACGCGGCCCGGCACGAACCGGAGGCGGTCGCCGCGCTCACCACCGGGCGTCCGTCGCGGATGTCGCGCCTGCTCCGGCTGCCCACTCCGGTGGCCTACCGCAAGACGCGTGCGGAGAACCTGCGCGACCGGATGGACCGCAAGCGCACCGGCACACCGCATCGGCCCCCGCGCGGTGTCCGTGGCCGGTCGGCGCAGCCATCCGCCCGCGGCCGGGGTGCTCGCGACCAGGTTCGGCAGGAGTCGCCCAAGCGCGGCTTCACTCCGCCGTGGCGCCGGTCGCAGACACCGCCGAGCCCGCCGCCGCGGACGCGGCAGACGGCCGCCGGGTCGGGCGCCGGGTCGTGGTCGCGGGTCGACTACCGTGGCGGGTACCGGGACATCGGATCGGCCTCCCCGCGTGCTCGCCGCGCGCACGGGCAACCCGAGCGACCACGGACCACCGCCGGTTCGTGGGGTACGAGCCACCGTGATGCGAGCCACCGGGATACGAGCTACCGGGGCACGAGCCATCGGGGAGCTGTGCCCCGTCGGCCCGCAGGGTCCCGGTGA
- the ftsZ gene encoding cell division protein FtsZ, with the protein MTPPHNYLAVIKVVGIGGGGVNAVNRMIEQGLKGVEFIAINTDAQALLMSDADVKLDVGRDSTRGLGAGADPEVGRRAAEDARDEIEELLKGADMVFVTAGEGGGTGTGGAPVVASIARKLGALTVGVVTRPFSFEGKRRGGQAEAGITALRESCDTLIVIPNDRLLQLGDAQVSLMDAFRSADEVLLNGVQGITDLITTPGLINVDFADVKGVMSDAGSALMGIGSSRGEDRAKKAAESAINSPLLEASMEGARGVLISIAGGSDLGLFEIHNAATQVQEAAHEDANIIFGTVIDDNLGDEVRVTVIAAGFDGGAPRKRTDTPAATGHTAVGQGQAGAVTPPRKNDPLFSEMPASKGDPFAEQQPEPPRRNTVRLDDDDVDVPSFMKR; encoded by the coding sequence ATGACGCCACCGCACAACTACCTGGCCGTGATCAAGGTCGTCGGCATCGGCGGCGGCGGCGTCAACGCCGTCAATCGGATGATCGAACAAGGACTCAAGGGGGTCGAGTTCATCGCCATCAACACCGACGCGCAGGCGCTGTTGATGAGCGATGCCGACGTCAAGCTCGACGTCGGTCGCGACTCGACCCGTGGTCTCGGCGCCGGTGCCGACCCGGAGGTCGGACGGCGAGCCGCCGAGGACGCGCGCGACGAGATCGAGGAACTGCTCAAGGGTGCCGACATGGTCTTCGTCACCGCGGGCGAGGGTGGTGGCACCGGCACCGGTGGCGCGCCGGTGGTCGCGTCGATCGCGCGCAAGCTCGGCGCCCTCACCGTCGGTGTGGTGACCCGGCCGTTCTCCTTCGAGGGCAAGCGTCGCGGGGGCCAGGCCGAGGCGGGCATCACCGCGCTGCGCGAGTCCTGCGACACGCTGATCGTGATCCCCAACGACCGTCTGCTGCAGCTCGGCGACGCCCAGGTGAGCTTGATGGACGCGTTCCGCAGCGCCGACGAGGTACTGCTCAACGGCGTGCAGGGCATCACCGACCTGATCACCACGCCCGGCCTGATCAACGTCGACTTCGCCGACGTCAAGGGCGTCATGAGTGACGCGGGCAGCGCGCTGATGGGGATCGGTTCGTCGCGCGGCGAGGACCGTGCGAAGAAGGCGGCCGAGTCGGCGATCAACTCGCCGCTGCTCGAGGCGTCGATGGAGGGTGCGCGCGGCGTGCTCATCTCGATCGCCGGCGGCAGTGACCTCGGCCTGTTCGAGATCCACAACGCTGCCACCCAGGTCCAGGAAGCCGCCCACGAGGACGCGAACATCATCTTCGGTACCGTCATCGACGACAACCTCGGCGACGAGGTGCGCGTGACGGTGATCGCCGCCGGATTCGACGGTGGCGCACCGCGCAAGCGCACCGACACTCCCGCCGCGACCGGTCACACCGCGGTCGGTCAGGGACAGGCCGGTGCCGTCACGCCGCCGCGCAAGAACGATCCGCTGTTCAGTGAGATGCCCGCCAGCAAGGGTGACCCCTTTGCCGAACAGCAGCCGGAACCGCCGCGGCGCAACACCGTTCGGCTCGACGACGACGACGTCGACGTACCGTCCTTCATGAAGCGCTGA
- the murC gene encoding UDP-N-acetylmuramate--L-alanine ligase has protein sequence MTDPGEVDSLPEQLRRVHMVGIGGAGMSGLARILLARGGQVSGSDAKNSRGILELRTRGARIQVGHDPSALDQIPGGPSVIVTTHAAIPKTNPELVAARSRGIPILLRPRVLAELMAGHRTLLIAGTHGKTSTTSMAVVALQHCGQDPSFAIGGELNESGTNAHHGHDGVFVAEADESDGSLLEYTPDVVVVTNIDVDHLDFFGTIERYVAVFDDFADRIVDGGTLVVCLDDPGAAALGGRVAARLGDRGVAVLGYGEGVHAGLAPGVHHVAHLLSWSASATGGQARVRFTAPLVDEPSEFTVGLTLPGKHMSLNGIGAIIGCARLGADLAGVISGIGAFGGVHRRFEFRGRCGGVDVIDDYAHHPTEVAAVLTAARDMVTARTDGPATGRAGRVIAVFQPHLYSRTMEFAGEFATALDHADAAVIADVYGAREQPIPGVSGRIIADRMHIPAQFAPDLSRLAAQVAQITRPGDIVLTLGAGDITMQGPEILAALENVMPEDILPGNAARDDAGATEGADESDRPGRVS, from the coding sequence ATGACCGATCCCGGAGAGGTCGACTCCCTGCCCGAACAGCTCCGGCGCGTGCACATGGTGGGGATCGGCGGGGCCGGCATGTCGGGTCTGGCCCGCATTCTGCTCGCCCGGGGCGGGCAGGTGTCCGGGTCGGACGCCAAGAACAGCCGCGGCATCCTCGAACTGCGCACACGCGGAGCCCGAATCCAGGTGGGGCACGATCCGTCGGCGCTCGACCAGATCCCGGGCGGCCCGTCGGTGATCGTGACGACCCACGCGGCCATCCCCAAGACCAATCCCGAACTCGTGGCGGCGCGCTCGCGGGGCATCCCGATCCTGTTGCGGCCGCGGGTTCTCGCCGAGCTGATGGCCGGTCATCGCACGCTGCTGATCGCGGGCACCCACGGCAAGACGTCGACGACGTCGATGGCCGTCGTCGCGCTGCAGCATTGCGGCCAGGATCCGTCCTTCGCGATCGGGGGAGAGCTCAACGAGTCGGGCACCAACGCGCATCACGGCCACGACGGAGTGTTCGTCGCGGAGGCCGACGAGAGCGACGGTTCGCTGCTGGAGTACACGCCGGATGTGGTGGTCGTGACCAACATCGACGTCGATCATCTCGATTTCTTCGGCACCATCGAGCGATACGTCGCCGTCTTCGACGACTTCGCCGACCGGATCGTCGACGGCGGGACGCTGGTGGTGTGCCTCGACGATCCCGGTGCCGCAGCACTCGGCGGCCGGGTCGCGGCGCGACTCGGTGACCGCGGCGTCGCGGTACTCGGATACGGCGAAGGCGTGCACGCCGGCCTCGCGCCCGGTGTCCACCACGTGGCGCACCTGCTGTCGTGGTCGGCTTCGGCCACCGGCGGCCAGGCCCGGGTCCGGTTCACCGCACCTCTCGTCGACGAGCCGTCGGAGTTCACCGTCGGACTGACTTTGCCTGGAAAACACATGTCGCTCAACGGAATCGGCGCGATCATCGGGTGCGCCCGGCTCGGTGCCGACCTCGCCGGCGTCATCTCCGGCATCGGGGCGTTCGGGGGGGTGCACCGCCGGTTCGAGTTCCGGGGCCGGTGTGGCGGGGTGGACGTGATCGACGACTACGCACATCATCCGACCGAGGTGGCGGCCGTGCTGACCGCGGCCCGGGACATGGTGACCGCACGCACGGACGGTCCGGCCACCGGCCGGGCGGGACGTGTCATCGCGGTCTTTCAGCCGCACCTGTACTCACGGACGATGGAGTTCGCCGGAGAATTCGCCACCGCACTCGATCACGCGGATGCCGCGGTGATCGCCGACGTCTACGGTGCGCGTGAGCAGCCGATCCCCGGGGTGAGTGGCCGGATCATCGCCGACCGCATGCACATTCCGGCGCAGTTCGCCCCCGACCTGTCGCGGCTGGCCGCACAGGTGGCGCAGATCACCCGGCCCGGGGACATCGTCCTGACGCTGGGGGCCGGTGACATCACCATGCAGGGCCCGGAGATCCTGGCCGCGCTCGAAAATGTCATGCCCGAGGACATCCTGCCCGGGAATGCGGCGCGTGACGACGCCGGGGCCACGGAGGGAGCCGACGAGTCCGACCGTCCGGGACGCGTGTCATGA
- a CDS encoding cell division protein FtsQ/DivIB, whose protein sequence is MTGARSRRSRLLFGTLMVILIGVGLVLIAYLTPLMSVRSTEVRDNKAVPTDEILWVAEVPEGTPLLQVDTRAVAQRVAAIPSVESVRVQRSYPSSLLITVTERTPVVIINEDTKVHVLDRTGVAYLNYDRRQGVPPEMLKLPELVTPTPGPTDPTTKATLEVVSGLPESLLRQVIRVSATSPVAIELTLTGKRTVVWGDSERGADKARTLGDILTRKASTYNVSSPDFPALK, encoded by the coding sequence ATGACCGGCGCGCGATCTCGTCGGTCGCGGCTGCTGTTCGGCACGCTGATGGTGATCCTGATCGGCGTCGGTCTGGTGCTGATCGCCTATCTCACTCCGTTGATGTCGGTGCGCAGCACCGAGGTCCGCGACAACAAGGCGGTCCCGACCGACGAGATCCTGTGGGTCGCCGAGGTGCCCGAGGGCACACCGCTCCTGCAGGTCGACACCCGTGCCGTGGCGCAGCGGGTGGCGGCCATCCCGTCGGTGGAATCGGTTCGGGTGCAACGGTCGTATCCGTCCTCGTTGCTGATCACGGTCACCGAGCGCACGCCGGTGGTGATCATCAACGAGGACACCAAGGTGCACGTGCTCGATCGCACCGGGGTGGCGTACCTGAATTACGATCGGCGCCAAGGTGTCCCGCCGGAGATGCTCAAGCTGCCCGAACTCGTCACGCCGACGCCCGGGCCGACCGATCCCACCACCAAGGCGACCCTCGAAGTGGTCTCCGGGCTACCCGAGTCGTTGCTGCGACAGGTGATCCGGGTCTCGGCGACCTCCCCGGTGGCCATCGAACTCACCCTCACCGGCAAGCGCACCGTGGTGTGGGGGGACAGCGAACGCGGTGCCGACAAGGCACGCACGCTGGGGGACATCCTGACCCGGAAGGCGTCGACCTACAACGTCTCGAGTCCGGACTTTCCGGCACTGAAGTGA
- the murD gene encoding UDP-N-acetylmuramoyl-L-alanine--D-glutamate ligase has product MAEPLILDGRAVVVAGAGTAGMSAARFLLDAGAFVTLADARFAGEVAGSQIPGAAELRDRGAGLVTVDDLLADDDWTARTDLVVVSPGFAPTHPVAVAAADGSVPVWGEVELAWRVDRAGILGPPRTWLVVTGTNGKTTTTSMLADIVVAGGRSGIACGNIGLPVLDAMLMAPRVDVLCAELSSFQLHWAPSVRPDAGVVLNVAEDHLDWHGGFDGYAGAKTRALTGAVSVVGLDDEVAGGLPTQGRRVGFTLGEPGPDDLGVVGAELVDRAFGSGVLLAAEAIHPPGPSGLSDALAASALALAAGVDRAAVADALTAFRPAGHRGEVVAESAGIRFVDDSKATNPHAAQAAIAGFDRVVLIAGGLLKGASVDRMIDAVRHRLAGVVAIGQDRDIIVDAIARHAPEVPTVTVFTGDDGGVNVHRMACARNLASARNHADPVSPGSPTDPAVAVMDRAVVEAWHLAGAADPTPQAVLLAPAAASLDMFAGYGRRGDAFAAAARRLADDEASRR; this is encoded by the coding sequence ATGGCTGAGCCGTTGATCCTCGACGGCCGGGCCGTGGTGGTCGCCGGCGCCGGCACCGCAGGCATGTCGGCCGCGCGGTTTCTCCTCGACGCGGGGGCGTTCGTGACGCTGGCCGACGCGCGGTTCGCCGGCGAGGTGGCCGGGTCGCAGATACCGGGTGCTGCCGAACTCCGTGATCGCGGTGCCGGACTCGTCACCGTCGATGATCTGCTCGCCGACGACGACTGGACCGCGCGCACCGATCTGGTGGTGGTGTCGCCGGGTTTCGCGCCGACTCACCCCGTGGCCGTCGCCGCGGCGGACGGATCCGTTCCGGTGTGGGGCGAGGTGGAGCTCGCCTGGCGGGTGGACCGCGCCGGCATCCTCGGCCCGCCGCGCACGTGGCTGGTCGTCACCGGGACCAACGGCAAGACGACCACCACCTCGATGCTCGCCGACATCGTCGTCGCGGGAGGACGTTCGGGTATCGCTTGCGGCAACATCGGGTTGCCGGTCCTCGACGCGATGCTGATGGCGCCGCGCGTGGATGTCCTGTGCGCCGAGCTCTCGTCCTTCCAATTGCACTGGGCACCGTCGGTGCGTCCCGACGCCGGGGTGGTCCTCAACGTCGCCGAGGATCACCTGGACTGGCATGGCGGTTTCGACGGGTACGCCGGCGCCAAGACGCGTGCGCTGACCGGCGCCGTGTCGGTCGTCGGGCTCGACGACGAGGTGGCCGGAGGGCTCCCGACGCAGGGCCGGCGCGTGGGATTCACCCTCGGTGAGCCGGGGCCCGACGACCTCGGCGTCGTCGGGGCCGAGCTGGTGGACCGGGCCTTCGGTTCCGGTGTCCTGCTCGCCGCCGAGGCCATCCACCCGCCCGGTCCGTCCGGTCTGTCCGACGCGCTGGCCGCCTCGGCGCTGGCGCTGGCCGCCGGCGTCGACCGCGCGGCCGTCGCCGACGCGCTCACCGCGTTCCGCCCGGCAGGCCACCGCGGAGAGGTCGTCGCCGAGAGCGCGGGGATTCGCTTCGTCGACGACTCCAAGGCCACCAACCCGCATGCCGCACAGGCGGCGATCGCCGGATTCGACCGGGTCGTCCTGATCGCCGGCGGACTGCTCAAGGGTGCGTCGGTCGACCGGATGATCGATGCCGTCCGCCATCGTCTCGCCGGCGTCGTCGCCATCGGCCAGGATCGGGACATCATCGTCGACGCGATCGCGCGACACGCCCCAGAAGTCCCAACAGTCACAGTATTCACAGGGGACGATGGCGGGGTGAACGTCCATCGCATGGCTTGCGCCCGGAATCTGGCTTCAGCCCGGAATCACGCGGACCCCGTCTCGCCCGGATCGCCCACCGATCCGGCCGTCGCGGTCATGGATCGCGCCGTCGTCGAGGCCTGGCATCTCGCCGGTGCCGCGGACCCGACACCACAGGCAGTGCTGCTGGCGCCGGCCGCCGCGTCGTTGGACATGTTCGCCGGATACGGCCGACGCGGCGACGCGTTCGCGGCCGCTGCCCGGCGTCTGGCCGACGACGAGGCGTCCCGACGATGA
- a CDS encoding UDP-N-acetylmuramoyl-tripeptide--D-alanyl-D-alanine ligase produces the protein MTDPTPATGHEVAPPLTVITAPTGVTAAQVRVLLRTLAEVRDALRASAESGRTPRTWAWLGELAVDAGLTENEAVVEHDHVGRLAVRLAVDKTLCVGDSRSVRALTQGAVMEGSWGDEVRLVESTEEARELVRDDPDWRPGAADVILVAADRTDLAGLLGGVAAELGLAVRSYDSTDEHAGPTPTKGDEQ, from the coding sequence ATGACCGATCCGACGCCGGCCACCGGCCACGAGGTTGCGCCGCCGCTGACCGTGATCACCGCTCCCACCGGGGTCACCGCCGCGCAGGTGCGGGTGCTGCTGCGCACCCTCGCCGAGGTGCGCGATGCGCTGCGCGCCTCCGCCGAGAGCGGCCGCACCCCGCGGACGTGGGCGTGGCTGGGCGAACTCGCCGTCGATGCGGGACTCACCGAGAACGAGGCCGTCGTCGAACACGATCACGTGGGGCGACTCGCCGTGCGTCTGGCCGTCGACAAGACCCTGTGCGTCGGTGACTCCCGGTCGGTCCGCGCGCTGACCCAGGGGGCGGTCATGGAAGGCTCATGGGGCGACGAGGTGCGTCTGGTGGAGTCCACCGAGGAGGCACGTGAGCTTGTGCGCGACGACCCGGATTGGCGGCCGGGGGCCGCAGACGTGATACTCGTGGCCGCCGACCGAACCGATCTGGCCGGTCTGCTCGGCGGGGTGGCCGCCGAACTGGGACTGGCCGTCCGGTCTTACGACAGCACCGACGAGCACGCCGGACCAACACCGACCAAGGGGGATGAGCAGTGA
- the mraY gene encoding phospho-N-acetylmuramoyl-pentapeptide-transferase: protein MIQILIAGAIAVAVSILLTPVLIKVFSRQGFGQEIRVEGPKSHQTKRGTPSMGGVAIIAALWVGYFGAHLAGLFLDGGNGPTASGLLVLGLATVLGGVGFLDDIIKIRKHRNLGLNKTAKSIGQFAAAILFGVLVLQFHNEYDYTPASTNLSYVRDINAISMGSVAFVVFCWLVVAAWSNAVNFTDGLDGLAAGSMAMVLGSYVLVTFFQFVNACRGGVKSTTEISRACYPVRDPLDLALIAVAGGGACLGFLWWNAAPAKIFMGDTGSLALGGMLAGISICSRTELLAVVIGALFVAEIMSVVIQIAFFRTTGRRVFRMAPFHHHFELGGWAETTVIIRFWLLTAIACALGLSLFYGEFLTTNG from the coding sequence GTGATACAGATTCTCATCGCGGGTGCGATCGCGGTGGCCGTCTCCATCCTGCTGACACCCGTGCTCATCAAGGTCTTCTCGCGTCAGGGCTTCGGCCAGGAGATCCGCGTCGAGGGTCCCAAGAGTCACCAGACCAAGCGGGGCACCCCGTCGATGGGTGGGGTGGCCATCATCGCGGCCCTCTGGGTGGGCTACTTCGGCGCCCACCTGGCGGGTCTGTTCCTCGACGGCGGCAACGGCCCCACGGCGTCGGGCCTGTTGGTCCTGGGACTGGCCACCGTCCTCGGCGGCGTCGGATTCCTCGACGACATCATCAAGATCCGCAAACACCGCAACCTCGGGTTGAACAAGACCGCCAAATCCATCGGACAGTTCGCCGCGGCGATCCTGTTCGGTGTGCTCGTCCTGCAGTTCCACAACGAGTACGACTACACGCCGGCCAGCACCAACCTGTCGTATGTGCGTGACATCAACGCGATCTCGATGGGCTCGGTCGCCTTCGTGGTGTTCTGTTGGCTGGTGGTCGCGGCCTGGTCGAACGCGGTGAACTTCACCGATGGCCTCGACGGTCTCGCCGCCGGTTCGATGGCGATGGTGCTCGGGTCCTACGTGTTGGTCACGTTCTTCCAGTTCGTCAACGCCTGCCGCGGCGGCGTGAAGTCGACCACGGAGATCTCGCGCGCCTGTTATCCCGTGCGCGACCCGCTCGATCTGGCCCTGATCGCCGTCGCCGGTGGAGGTGCCTGCCTGGGGTTCCTGTGGTGGAACGCGGCCCCGGCCAAGATCTTCATGGGCGACACCGGCTCGCTGGCACTCGGCGGCATGCTCGCCGGCATCTCGATCTGTTCGCGCACCGAACTGCTTGCCGTCGTGATCGGGGCGCTCTTCGTCGCCGAGATCATGTCGGTGGTCATCCAGATCGCGTTCTTCCGCACGACGGGCAGACGGGTGTTCCGGATGGCGCCCTTCCACCACCACTTCGAACTCGGCGGTTGGGCGGAGACCACGGTGATCATCAGGTTCTGGCTGCTCACCGCCATCGCGTGTGCGCTGGGTCTGTCGCTGTTCTACGGCGAGTTCCTCACCACCAATGGCTGA
- the murG gene encoding undecaprenyldiphospho-muramoylpentapeptide beta-N-acetylglucosaminyltransferase produces MSSAAGQKDTSASRPLSVVVAGGGTAGHIEPALAVADAVALLDPTARITALGTHRGLEVTLVPERGYDLELIPPVPLPRKPGLELARTPARLIRSVAATRRVLAAVGADVVIGFGGYVALPAYLAARAHVRGAGRIPIVIHEANASAGIANKVGARFADRVMAAVAGSGLDDASVVGIPVRGVLAELDRSELRAKARHYFGLADDAPTLLVFGGSQGAQRLNEAVAGAAPTLGAAGIGVLHAYGPKNSIDPEVPDGAPPYRAVGYLKRMDLAYAAADLVMCRSGAMTVAEVSATGLPAIYVPLPHGNGEQRLNALPVVEAGGGVLVDNDEITADWVAREVPALLSDADRLTAMSHAAAGTGHRDAASAVASAALELAARHRAAAGSRRGRRSGAFRSPGSSDPR; encoded by the coding sequence GTGAGTTCGGCTGCAGGACAAAAGGATACGAGCGCCTCGAGGCCACTGTCGGTGGTGGTTGCCGGCGGTGGTACCGCGGGTCACATCGAGCCGGCGCTCGCCGTCGCCGACGCCGTCGCCCTGCTCGACCCCACCGCCCGGATCACCGCGCTGGGCACCCATCGCGGTCTCGAGGTCACTCTGGTGCCCGAGCGCGGATACGACCTCGAACTCATCCCGCCGGTGCCGTTGCCACGCAAACCCGGACTCGAGTTGGCCCGCACACCCGCGCGGTTGATCCGGTCGGTCGCCGCGACCCGTCGGGTGCTCGCCGCGGTCGGCGCCGACGTCGTGATCGGCTTCGGCGGCTACGTCGCGCTGCCCGCGTATCTGGCGGCCCGGGCCCACGTCCGGGGAGCCGGCCGAATCCCGATCGTCATCCATGAGGCAAATGCGAGTGCCGGGATCGCGAACAAGGTCGGTGCCCGCTTCGCTGATCGGGTGATGGCGGCCGTCGCCGGATCCGGCCTCGACGACGCCAGTGTGGTGGGCATCCCGGTGCGCGGGGTCCTCGCCGAACTCGACCGATCCGAACTACGTGCCAAGGCCCGGCACTACTTCGGTCTCGCCGACGATGCGCCGACGCTGCTGGTGTTCGGTGGTTCCCAGGGGGCGCAGCGTCTCAACGAGGCGGTCGCCGGAGCGGCGCCCACGCTCGGTGCGGCCGGGATCGGTGTCCTGCACGCCTACGGACCCAAGAACTCGATCGACCCCGAGGTCCCCGACGGCGCTCCGCCCTACCGGGCCGTCGGCTACCTCAAGCGGATGGACCTGGCCTATGCCGCAGCCGACCTCGTCATGTGCCGATCGGGGGCGATGACGGTCGCCGAGGTGTCGGCGACCGGGCTGCCCGCCATCTACGTCCCGCTCCCGCACGGCAATGGTGAGCAACGACTCAACGCGCTGCCCGTCGTCGAGGCCGGCGGTGGGGTGCTGGTGGACAACGACGAGATCACCGCCGACTGGGTGGCCCGCGAGGTGCCCGCCCTGTTGTCCGATGCCGACCGGCTGACCGCGATGTCGCATGCCGCGGCCGGGACCGGACACCGCGACGCGGCGAGTGCGGTCGCCTCGGCGGCCCTCGAGCTCGCCGCGCGTCACCGGGCGGCCGCCGGCTCTCGTCGCGGACGTCGGTCGGGGGCGTTTCGTTCACCGGGTTCGAGCGATCCGCGGTGA